In Lycium ferocissimum isolate CSIRO_LF1 chromosome 11, AGI_CSIRO_Lferr_CH_V1, whole genome shotgun sequence, a single genomic region encodes these proteins:
- the LOC132037451 gene encoding pathogenesis-related thaumatin-like protein 3.5, which yields MVKAQVSLAFFSLCFIFLISGALSATFTLVNQCSYKVWPGILSGAGTAQLAPTGFMLNPGQSLPVPVPRGWSGRLWGRTFCSQDTSTGKFTCATGDCGSETLECSGGGAAPPATLAEFTLNGAGGLDFYDVSLVDGYNLPMLVSPQGGTRVGNCSTTGCVVDLNGSCPKELKMMMNSPSSSSGGGGGGGECVGCKSACEAFGDPRYCCSGPYATPDTCKPTDYSEFFKSACPRSYSYAYDDGTSTFTCGSADYVITFCPPSSQKSSGESYAGAGDGSLATSHGVLTNTPLPFLTSLIITILAAV from the exons ATGGTGAAAGCTCAAGTTTCTCTTGCCTTCTTTTCCTTATGCTTCATCTTTCTAATTTCAG GGGCCTTATCAGCGACATTTACATTAGTAAATCAGTGCAGTTATAAAGTATGGCCAGGGATACTATCAGGTGCAGGCACAGCCCAACTTGCCCCAACAGGATTCATGCTAAATCCTGGCCAATCTCTTCCCGTTCCCGTTCCAAGGGGATGGTCAGGTCGTTTATGGGGCCGCACTTTTTGTTCGCAAGATACTTCCACGGGTAAATTCACTTGTGCAACCGGCGATTGTGGCTCCGAAACACTGGAATGTTCCGGAGGAGGAGCTGCTCCGCCAGCTACTCTGGCGGAGTTCACACTGAACGGTGCAGGAGGGCTCGATTTCTATGATGTTAGTCTCGTGGACGGTTATAACTTGCCTATGCTTGTGAGTCCACAAGGCGGGACCAGAGTTGGAAACTGTTCAACAACAGGTTGTGTTGTGGATCTCAACGGGTCGTGCCCGAAAGAGCTAAAGATGATGATGAATAGTCCTAGTAGtagtagtggtggtggtggtggtggtggtgagtgTGTGGGATGTAAGAGCGCTTGTGAAGCGTTTGGGGATCCAAGATATTGTTGTAGTGGCCCATATGCGACGCCTGATACTTGTAAGCCAACGGATTACTCGGAGTTTTTCAAGAGTGCATGTCCGCGATCGTATAGCTATGCTTATGATGATGGCACCAGCACATTCACTTGTGGATCGGCAGATTATGTTATCACCTTCTGCCCTCCTTCTAG CCAGAAATCATCTGGAGAATCGTATGCTGGTGCTGGTGACGGCTCATTGGCCACGAGCCACGGTGTTTTGACCAATACGCCATTACCATTTTTAACAAGCTTGATAATCACTATTTTAGCAGCAGTTTAG
- the LOC132037311 gene encoding SWR1 complex subunit 6, with protein MDEEMSNSARRLSLRTRKIAPKMAAALASSDNRTQAMLARLDALESDNAVAEPQLLDDDDEASLDDEDQVSHKKYPKGTKRKTRQAKALENKRAPKSFLELVNEANLESLPPHVPTYLRAAVGPPSSTSRRHFCTVCGFSSTYTCVQCGMRFCSIKCKTIHNETRCLKFVA; from the exons atggATGAAGAAATGTCGAATTCAGCACGGCGACTGTCTCTACGAACACGTAAAATTGCTCCAAAAATGGCTGCTGCTCTAGCCAGTTCTGATAATAGAACTCAG GCTATGCTGGCACGGCTTGATGCTTTGGAAAGTGATAATGCAGTAGCAGAACCACAACTACTTGATGACGATGATGAAGCTTCTCTTGACGATGAGGATCAAG TGTCCCATAAGAAGTACCCAAAAGGCACAAAACGGAAAACACGCCAAGCTAAGGCACTTGAGAATAAGAGAGCCCCCAAATCATTCCTTGAACTCGTGAATGAG GCAAACCTGGAGTCCTTGCCACCACATGTGCCAACCTATTTAAGAGCAGCAGTGGGACCACCAAGTTCCACCTCTCGTCGTCATTTCTGCACGGTTTGTGGTTTCTCCTCAACCTATACATGTGTGCAGTGTGGGATGCGCTTCTGCTCAATCAAATGCAAGACTATTCACAATGAAACTCGTTGCTTGAAATTTGTTGCTTGA